A single Paraburkholderia sp. FT54 DNA region contains:
- a CDS encoding ferritin-like domain-containing protein, producing the protein MSKSPGAQGAASQSGDPFVMDLKKIREDARKHMSDGPVTQTYGADRETVLKLCNDALATEIVCVLRYKRHHFMAKGINSEAVAAEFAQHAAEEQEHADSIAERIVQLGGEPDFAPDGLKTRSHSEYKEGENLTDMIKENLIAERIAIDTYREIIRYLGDKDVTTRRMFEEILAVEEEHADDMADLLAGRE; encoded by the coding sequence ATGTCGAAGTCACCTGGCGCCCAGGGCGCGGCATCTCAATCTGGCGATCCGTTCGTGATGGACCTTAAAAAGATCCGCGAAGACGCACGCAAGCACATGTCCGACGGTCCGGTCACGCAAACGTATGGGGCGGATCGCGAGACAGTGCTGAAGCTGTGCAACGACGCTCTCGCCACCGAAATCGTCTGCGTGCTGCGCTACAAGCGGCATCACTTCATGGCGAAGGGCATCAACTCCGAGGCCGTGGCGGCCGAGTTCGCTCAACATGCCGCGGAGGAGCAGGAACACGCCGACAGCATCGCCGAGCGCATCGTGCAACTCGGGGGCGAGCCGGATTTCGCGCCCGACGGTTTGAAGACGCGCTCGCATTCGGAATACAAGGAAGGCGAGAACCTCACGGACATGATCAAGGAGAACCTGATCGCCGAGCGGATCGCGATCGACACGTACCGCGAGATCATCCGCTATCTCGGCGATAAGGACGTGACGACCCGCCGTATGTTCGAAGAGATTCTCGCCGTCGAAGAAGAACATGCCGACGATATGGCGGATTTGCTCGCAGGCCGCGAGTAA
- a CDS encoding ABC transporter substrate-binding protein yields MVVAAALAAVAPQAARADETAICYNCPPEWADWAGQIKAIQQKTGIRVPFDNKNSGQSIAQLMAEQKSPVADVVYLGVSSAFQAKDKGVIQPYKPAHWDDIPANMKDPQGYWFSIHSGTLGFFVNKDALEGKPVPRSWADLLKPEYKGMIGYLDPSSAFVGYAGAVAVNQALGGTLDNFEPGLDWFRKLKANAPIVPKQTAYARVMSGEIPILLDYDFDAYRAKYKDHANVEFVIPKEGTISVPYVMSLVKGAPHDANGKKVLDFVLSDEGQKLWAEAYLRPVRANAMSPETAAKFLPASDYARAKPVDFGKMAEKQASFGERYLQVMH; encoded by the coding sequence ATGGTCGTCGCCGCCGCGCTCGCCGCGGTTGCACCGCAAGCCGCCCGCGCCGATGAAACCGCGATCTGCTACAACTGCCCGCCTGAATGGGCTGACTGGGCAGGCCAGATCAAGGCGATCCAGCAAAAGACCGGCATTCGCGTGCCGTTCGACAACAAGAACTCCGGCCAGTCGATTGCGCAACTGATGGCCGAGCAGAAGAGCCCGGTTGCCGACGTCGTCTATCTCGGCGTCTCGTCGGCGTTCCAGGCGAAGGACAAGGGCGTGATTCAGCCGTACAAGCCCGCGCATTGGGACGACATTCCCGCCAACATGAAAGACCCGCAAGGCTACTGGTTCTCGATTCACTCGGGCACGCTGGGCTTTTTCGTCAACAAGGACGCGCTCGAAGGCAAGCCCGTGCCGCGCTCGTGGGCCGACCTGCTCAAGCCTGAGTACAAAGGCATGATCGGCTACCTCGATCCGTCGAGCGCGTTTGTCGGCTATGCGGGCGCGGTCGCGGTGAATCAGGCGCTCGGCGGCACGCTCGATAACTTCGAACCGGGCCTCGACTGGTTTCGCAAGCTGAAGGCCAATGCGCCGATCGTGCCGAAGCAGACCGCCTATGCGCGCGTGATGTCCGGCGAAATTCCAATTCTGCTCGACTACGATTTCGACGCCTACCGCGCGAAATACAAGGATCACGCGAACGTCGAATTCGTGATCCCGAAGGAAGGCACGATCTCGGTGCCGTACGTAATGAGCCTCGTGAAGGGCGCGCCGCATGACGCGAACGGCAAGAAGGTGCTCGACTTCGTGCTCTCCGACGAAGGCCAGAAGCTGTGGGCCGAAGCCTATCTGCGTCCGGTGCGCGCGAATGCGATGAGCCCGGAAACCGCCGCGAAATTCCTGCCGGCCAGCGACTATGCGCGCGCCAAACCGGTGGACTTCGGCAAGATGGCCGAGAAGCAGGCGAGCTTCGGCGAGCGCTATCTGCAGGTGATGCATTGA
- a CDS encoding LacI family DNA-binding transcriptional regulator, whose amino-acid sequence MIPTIKDVAAHAGFSIATVSRAINAPHTVNPITLDKVRQSIDALNFRPSPLGRQLRGERTRLIGVILPTLANPVFAECLQGIDELASAQGYRLMLMTTQYDADRERHAIETLREQRVEGLILTVADADTHPLLDELDRAGLLYVLMHNDTVRRPSVSVDNRLAAYDGVRMLITHGHHRILMLAGTLAASDRARQRHLGYSQAMQQAGLTPAPALEVDFNAEELSPSVLAHLTSGPNRPSALFCSNDLLAMVVMRGLRRARLQIPHDVSILGFDGLAMGELLSPPLASVCAPNREIGCAAWRQLLARVTGTYEALNETPLTLTLPHSLREGATIAAISNRNDAMPAHA is encoded by the coding sequence ATGATCCCGACGATCAAAGATGTCGCTGCCCACGCCGGCTTCTCTATCGCCACCGTGTCGCGCGCGATCAACGCGCCGCACACCGTCAACCCGATCACGCTCGACAAGGTCCGTCAATCCATCGACGCCCTGAATTTCCGCCCCAGCCCGCTCGGCCGTCAGTTGCGCGGCGAACGCACGCGCCTGATCGGCGTGATCCTGCCGACGCTCGCCAATCCCGTGTTCGCCGAGTGCCTGCAAGGCATCGACGAACTCGCCTCGGCGCAAGGCTACCGGCTCATGCTGATGACCACGCAATACGATGCCGACCGCGAACGCCACGCTATCGAAACGCTGCGCGAACAACGAGTCGAAGGCCTGATCCTGACCGTCGCCGATGCCGACACGCACCCGCTGCTCGACGAACTCGACCGCGCGGGCCTGCTCTACGTGCTGATGCATAACGACACGGTGCGTCGTCCGTCGGTCTCGGTCGACAACCGTCTGGCCGCCTACGACGGCGTCCGCATGCTGATCACCCACGGCCATCACCGCATCCTCATGCTCGCCGGCACGCTGGCCGCGTCCGACCGCGCCCGTCAGCGGCATCTCGGCTATTCCCAGGCGATGCAGCAGGCCGGCCTCACGCCGGCGCCCGCGCTCGAAGTCGATTTCAACGCCGAGGAGTTGTCGCCCTCGGTGCTCGCCCATCTGACGAGCGGCCCGAACCGTCCCAGCGCCCTCTTCTGCAGTAACGATCTGCTGGCGATGGTGGTCATGCGCGGCCTGCGCCGCGCGCGTCTGCAGATTCCTCACGACGTGTCGATTCTGGGCTTCGACGGCCTCGCGATGGGCGAGTTGTTGTCGCCGCCGCTCGCCAGCGTCTGCGCGCCGAATCGAGAGATCGGCTGCGCGGCCTGGCGACAGTTGTTGGCGCGCGTAACCGGCACCTACGAAGCCTTGAACGAAACGCCGCTCACGCTGACCTTGCCGCACAGCTTGCGCGAGGGCGCCACCATCGCGGCAATTTCGAACCGCAATGACGCAATGCCGGCGCACGCTTGA
- a CDS encoding response regulator gives MNSESNPVAESSAQHAPLRVLLIEDSPLIRRSLVETIDASGLLKVAAYADSADQAIALLSDESFDAVIVDLQLKQGSGVPVLAYLQREGLIDRVFAAVLTNHALPAYRERCEQYGVRHFYDKSFEFDRVIDALHDYASARSNK, from the coding sequence ATGAACAGCGAATCGAACCCTGTTGCCGAGTCGTCAGCCCAGCACGCGCCGTTGCGTGTGTTGCTGATCGAGGATTCGCCGCTGATCCGCAGAAGCCTCGTGGAAACGATCGACGCCTCCGGTCTGCTCAAAGTGGCCGCGTATGCGGATTCCGCGGATCAGGCCATCGCCCTGTTGAGCGACGAGTCGTTCGACGCGGTGATCGTCGACTTGCAGTTGAAGCAGGGCTCGGGCGTGCCGGTCCTCGCTTACTTGCAGCGTGAAGGATTGATCGACCGGGTGTTCGCCGCGGTGCTGACCAATCATGCGTTGCCCGCGTATCGGGAGCGTTGCGAGCAGTATGGCGTGCGCCACTTTTACGACAAGTCGTTCGAATTCGACCGCGTGATCGATGCGCTGCACGATTATGCATCTGCGCGAAGCAACAAATAA
- a CDS encoding MFS transporter: MSTSNASTPASADRSLRGLLFLLATIAAVSVANIYYNQPLLDDFRQSFPGSASWVGAVPAVTQLGYAAGMLLLAPLGDRFDRRRLILLQIAAICVALVVAAAAPTLSVLILASLAIGVLATIAQQAVPFAAEIAPPSERGHAVGTVMSGLLLGILLARTASGVIAEYFGWRTVFGASVVALLGLAVVIILRLPKSQPTSTLPYGKLLMSMWHLLVEHRELREASLTGAGMFAAFSIFWSVLALLLAGAPFHLGPQAAGLFGIVGAAGAMAAPLAGKFSDRRGPRAIITLSIALVAISFVVFGVSARSIAGLVVGVIILDIGVQAAQISNQSRIYALKPDARSRVNTVYMVAYFIGGAIGSGVGAAVWPAFGWIGVSVAGIVFAGLSAWNHLGRAARANN; the protein is encoded by the coding sequence ATGTCCACTTCCAACGCATCCACTCCCGCTTCCGCCGACCGGTCGTTGCGCGGCCTGCTGTTTCTGCTCGCCACCATTGCCGCCGTCTCAGTCGCGAACATCTATTACAACCAGCCGCTGCTCGACGACTTCCGCCAGTCGTTTCCGGGCAGCGCGTCGTGGGTCGGCGCGGTGCCGGCCGTCACGCAACTCGGCTACGCGGCCGGCATGCTGCTGCTTGCGCCGCTCGGCGACCGTTTCGACCGGCGTCGCCTGATCCTGTTGCAGATCGCGGCCATTTGCGTCGCGCTGGTCGTGGCGGCCGCGGCGCCGACGCTATCCGTGCTGATCCTCGCGAGTCTCGCGATCGGCGTGCTCGCCACCATCGCGCAACAAGCGGTGCCGTTCGCGGCGGAAATCGCACCGCCGTCGGAACGCGGCCATGCGGTCGGCACGGTGATGAGCGGTTTGCTGCTGGGGATTTTGCTGGCGCGGACGGCCTCGGGCGTGATCGCCGAATATTTCGGCTGGCGCACCGTCTTCGGCGCGTCCGTGGTCGCGTTGCTGGGGCTGGCGGTGGTCATCATTCTGCGTCTGCCGAAGAGCCAGCCGACGTCGACGCTGCCCTACGGCAAGCTGCTGATGTCGATGTGGCATCTGCTCGTCGAGCATCGCGAACTGCGCGAAGCGTCGCTCACCGGCGCCGGCATGTTCGCGGCGTTCAGCATTTTCTGGTCGGTACTGGCCTTGCTGCTGGCCGGCGCGCCGTTTCATCTCGGGCCGCAGGCGGCTGGGCTATTCGGCATCGTCGGCGCGGCGGGGGCGATGGCCGCGCCGCTCGCCGGCAAGTTTTCCGATCGGCGCGGACCGCGCGCGATCATTACCCTGTCGATCGCGCTAGTGGCGATTTCGTTTGTCGTATTCGGCGTATCGGCGCGGAGCATCGCCGGCCTCGTGGTCGGCGTGATCATTCTCGATATCGGCGTGCAGGCCGCGCAGATTTCCAATCAGTCGCGCATCTACGCCCTCAAGCCGGACGCGCGCAGCCGCGTGAATACGGTGTACATGGTGGCGTATTTCATTGGCGGAGCCATCGGCTCCGGCGTCGGCGCAGCGGTCTGGCCGGCGTTTGGATGGATCGGTGTGAGCGTGGCCGGAATCGTATTCGCGGGCCTCTCGGCGTGGAACCATCTGGGGCGTGCGGCACGCGCGAACAATTAA
- a CDS encoding ABC transporter permease, with protein MKSITVSPRAETKPRSRLRLPDARTWLATGQWLVTLLLCAFLIVPVVMSITAGLTVNYFKGVSSGLTLRWLGEVWTQYHSSVFLSLEVAAATLLITLLTGVPAGYVLARSKTRLSRIIEEFLVLPIALPGLASALALLVVYGGFTMFRMSAAFIVVGHVVFTLPFMVRAVAAVCASSDLRTLEEGAASLGASFFQRFVTIVLPNARPGIVAGALAVLTLSIGEFNLTWMLHTPDTKTLPVGLADTYASLRIEIGSAYTILFFIMTMPLLVAMQWLGVDATGQRSAAKKRVTASPSKSTQP; from the coding sequence ATGAAGTCAATCACTGTTTCTCCACGGGCGGAAACGAAGCCGCGCTCACGCTTGCGCTTGCCGGATGCCCGGACCTGGCTCGCAACCGGCCAATGGCTCGTCACGCTCCTGCTGTGCGCGTTTTTGATCGTGCCGGTGGTCATGTCGATCACGGCCGGCCTGACGGTCAACTACTTCAAGGGCGTGTCGAGCGGACTCACGCTGCGCTGGCTCGGCGAAGTGTGGACGCAGTATCACAGCTCGGTGTTTCTCTCGCTCGAAGTGGCGGCGGCAACCCTGCTTATCACGCTGCTGACCGGCGTGCCCGCGGGTTACGTGCTCGCGCGCAGCAAGACGCGGCTCTCGCGCATCATCGAAGAGTTTCTGGTGTTGCCGATCGCGCTGCCCGGTCTCGCGTCCGCGCTCGCGCTGCTGGTGGTCTATGGCGGCTTCACGATGTTCCGCATGAGCGCGGCATTTATCGTGGTCGGGCATGTGGTGTTCACGCTGCCCTTCATGGTGCGCGCGGTCGCCGCGGTGTGCGCGAGCAGCGATCTGCGCACGCTCGAAGAAGGCGCGGCGAGTCTCGGCGCGAGCTTTTTTCAGCGCTTCGTGACGATCGTGCTGCCGAACGCGCGGCCCGGCATCGTGGCCGGCGCGCTGGCGGTGCTGACGCTCTCGATCGGCGAATTCAACCTCACGTGGATGCTGCACACGCCCGATACCAAGACGCTGCCGGTGGGTCTCGCCGACACCTACGCGTCGCTGCGCATCGAGATCGGCAGCGCCTACACGATTCTGTTTTTCATCATGACGATGCCCTTGCTCGTCGCCATGCAATGGCTCGGCGTCGACGCGACCGGCCAGCGCAGCGCGGCGAAGAAACGCGTCACCGCATCTCCTTCGAAGTCCACTCAGCCATGA
- a CDS encoding ABC transporter permease produces MNDITFPLRWRIALIAPALAVFIAFWLLPMGALAQLSGDGHPFATYRAMLTNPRYMSSLGATVLLSAAVTAATLMLSVIAGLLLARREFPLKRTLLALLTFPLAFPGVVVGFMVIMLAGRQGLIGALTMKLTGDRWVFAYSMSGLFLGYLYFSIPRVIVTVMASATKLDASLEEAARSLGASPWRITRDIVLPALSPGLIAAGAVCFATAMGAFGTAFTLATDIDVLPMTIYTEFTLNANMVTAAGLSIVLGIVTWAVLALARSVSGSAVAASA; encoded by the coding sequence TTGAACGACATCACGTTCCCGCTGCGCTGGCGCATCGCGTTGATCGCGCCGGCGCTGGCGGTGTTCATCGCCTTCTGGCTGTTGCCGATGGGCGCGCTCGCGCAATTGAGCGGCGACGGCCACCCGTTCGCCACCTATCGCGCGATGCTGACGAATCCGCGCTACATGTCGAGCCTCGGCGCGACCGTGCTGCTCTCCGCGGCGGTCACGGCGGCGACGCTGATGCTGTCGGTGATCGCGGGTCTGCTGCTGGCGCGCCGCGAGTTTCCGCTCAAGCGCACGCTGCTCGCGCTGCTCACATTTCCGCTGGCGTTCCCCGGCGTGGTGGTCGGCTTCATGGTGATCATGCTGGCGGGACGCCAGGGGTTGATCGGCGCGCTCACGATGAAACTCACGGGCGACCGTTGGGTGTTCGCGTATTCGATGAGCGGCCTGTTTCTCGGCTACCTGTACTTCTCGATTCCGCGCGTGATCGTCACCGTGATGGCATCGGCGACCAAGCTCGATGCGTCGCTCGAAGAAGCCGCGCGTTCGCTCGGCGCGTCGCCGTGGCGCATCACGCGCGACATCGTGTTGCCCGCGCTCTCGCCCGGACTGATCGCGGCGGGCGCCGTGTGCTTCGCCACCGCGATGGGTGCGTTCGGCACCGCCTTCACGCTCGCCACCGACATCGACGTGCTGCCGATGACCATCTACACCGAGTTCACCCTCAACGCGAACATGGTGACGGCGGCAGGCCTCTCGATCGTGCTCGGCATCGTGACGTGGGCCGTGCTGGCGTTGGCGCGCAGCGTGAGCGGTTCGGCCGTGGCGGCAAGCGCATGA
- a CDS encoding site-specific integrase: MPIETITKAGRRRYRWTFERIIEGCRVRKAKLLPPGISAKQADELGRKWDSETYALHTGVAKPVVTIGDCVMIHLSDRSAGWKDATKRVQILQKWAPEYAEQDASELHEWSKSIVGYMRARVDRRGAPKRPLSDAAIRNVLAYLRAAIKYAHKIGRLDADQTARMVIPAVNNERHHYPERREMLEIARACVHREVRAAIRVAFYSGMRRGEILRAKVTRHGYSLDDTKNGRPRIIPIHPRVAVLARRTKFTLTVKQFEEAWKKARAAAGYPNTKFHDLRHGAASEMINAGIDLFTVGGVLGHKSVVSTKRYSHLVTDRLAAAVGRIGQKR; encoded by the coding sequence ATGCCAATCGAAACCATTACAAAGGCCGGCCGCCGGCGCTACCGCTGGACGTTCGAACGCATCATCGAGGGTTGCCGCGTTCGAAAAGCCAAGCTTCTCCCTCCAGGAATTTCTGCCAAACAGGCGGACGAGTTAGGGCGAAAGTGGGATTCGGAGACTTACGCGCTACACACCGGCGTTGCCAAACCAGTGGTCACAATCGGCGACTGCGTGATGATTCATCTCTCGGACAGAAGCGCAGGCTGGAAAGATGCGACAAAGCGTGTTCAGATCCTCCAAAAATGGGCTCCAGAATATGCCGAACAGGACGCGTCGGAACTGCACGAGTGGTCCAAGAGCATTGTGGGATACATGCGAGCCCGCGTAGATCGCCGAGGCGCGCCAAAGCGGCCACTCTCTGATGCGGCGATTCGGAACGTTCTGGCATATCTGCGAGCGGCGATCAAGTACGCGCACAAGATCGGCAGGTTGGACGCAGACCAAACAGCGCGCATGGTGATACCAGCCGTGAATAACGAGCGCCACCACTATCCCGAGCGGCGAGAGATGTTGGAGATCGCTCGCGCGTGTGTACACCGCGAGGTGCGGGCAGCTATTCGGGTTGCGTTCTATTCGGGGATGCGCCGCGGCGAGATCCTGCGCGCCAAGGTCACTCGGCATGGATATTCGCTCGACGACACAAAGAACGGGCGCCCACGAATCATTCCCATTCATCCGCGTGTCGCCGTGCTCGCGCGGCGAACGAAATTCACTTTGACCGTGAAGCAATTCGAGGAGGCCTGGAAGAAAGCGCGCGCGGCGGCCGGTTATCCGAACACGAAGTTTCACGACCTGAGGCACGGAGCAGCGTCTGAAATGATCAACGCCGGCATCGACCTCTTCACGGTCGGTGGCGTGTTGGGGCACAAGTCAGTGGTGTCGACGAAACGCTATTCGCACTTAGTGACAGACAGATTGGCCGCCGCCGTGGGCCGAATCGGTCAGAAAAGATGA
- a CDS encoding ABC transporter ATP-binding protein, with the protein MKLASVPITLTQCAKTFRGTRVLQPLDLHIDAGETLVLLGPSGCGKTTTLRMIAGLETPDVGGRIAFGDEDVTALPIEKRQVGMVFQSYALFPNLTVRGNIGYGLKIKRVPAQTARQRVDELLGMMRLSAHADKPIDQLSGGQRQRVALARALAVQPRVLLLDEPLTALDARLRDTLRSEMNTLLRELGITTVYVTHDQAEAMELGDRIVVMSEGRIEQIGSPREIYYRPANRTVAQFVGTINRLAGERRDGMLRTTGGAVPLPAGSSHPNPAHEIFFRPEDAYLADPAHAQLRGRIESTAFLGERTRLTIGGAAPDALLIDVAGRVELARGTPVGISIAQDALIALS; encoded by the coding sequence ATGAAACTCGCTTCCGTTCCCATCACGCTGACGCAGTGCGCGAAAACGTTTCGCGGCACGCGCGTGCTCCAGCCGCTCGATCTGCATATCGACGCCGGTGAAACGCTGGTGCTGCTCGGGCCGTCGGGCTGCGGCAAGACCACTACGCTGCGCATGATCGCGGGGCTCGAGACACCGGACGTCGGCGGCCGCATCGCGTTCGGCGACGAGGACGTCACCGCCCTGCCGATCGAAAAGCGCCAGGTCGGCATGGTGTTCCAGAGCTACGCGCTGTTTCCGAACCTGACGGTGCGCGGCAACATCGGCTACGGTTTGAAAATCAAGCGCGTGCCGGCTCAGACGGCGCGGCAACGTGTCGACGAATTGCTCGGCATGATGCGTCTGAGCGCGCATGCCGACAAACCGATCGATCAGCTTTCCGGCGGCCAGCGCCAACGCGTGGCGCTCGCTCGCGCGCTGGCCGTGCAGCCGCGCGTGCTGTTGCTCGACGAACCGTTGACCGCGCTCGACGCCCGTTTGCGCGACACGTTGCGCAGCGAGATGAATACGCTGTTGCGCGAGTTGGGCATCACGACCGTCTACGTCACGCACGACCAGGCCGAAGCGATGGAACTGGGCGACCGCATCGTCGTGATGAGCGAGGGGCGCATCGAGCAGATCGGCTCGCCGCGCGAGATCTACTACCGCCCCGCCAACCGGACGGTCGCCCAGTTCGTCGGCACGATCAACCGGCTCGCGGGCGAACGGCGTGACGGCATGCTGAGGACCACCGGCGGCGCGGTGCCGCTGCCCGCGGGCTCGTCTCACCCGAACCCGGCGCACGAGATATTCTTCCGCCCGGAAGACGCCTATCTTGCCGACCCGGCTCATGCGCAATTGCGCGGCCGCATCGAAAGCACCGCGTTTCTCGGCGAACGCACGCGTCTGACGATCGGCGGCGCCGCGCCGGACGCGTTGCTGATCGACGTGGCGGGCCGCGTGGAATTGGCGCGCGGCACGCCGGTCGGCATTTCCATCGCGCAGGACGCACTGATTGCGCTATCGTAA
- a CDS encoding response regulator transcription factor, whose protein sequence is MIRVLIADDHAIVRGGFKQFVADEPDMCVAAEAATGDETISLVRAQAFDVVLLDIAMPDKNGIDTLRVIKQVRPEQGVLILSGYPESQYAINLLRAGANGYLNKDCEPEEIVRAIRAVARGHRYLSEAVADTLADNLDKPAAGRPHEALSEREFQIFCKLAAGQIPTEIAEELHLSVKTVSTYRARVLEKMRLANNADLTYYAIKNGLIE, encoded by the coding sequence ATGATTCGAGTGTTGATAGCTGACGACCATGCGATCGTCCGAGGTGGCTTCAAACAGTTCGTCGCCGACGAGCCGGATATGTGCGTCGCGGCCGAAGCGGCCACCGGCGACGAAACCATCAGCCTCGTGCGCGCGCAGGCCTTCGACGTGGTGCTGCTTGACATCGCTATGCCGGACAAGAACGGCATCGACACCTTGCGCGTGATCAAGCAGGTGCGTCCTGAGCAGGGTGTGCTGATTCTGTCGGGCTATCCGGAGAGTCAGTACGCCATCAATCTGCTGCGCGCGGGCGCGAACGGCTATCTGAACAAGGACTGCGAGCCCGAAGAGATCGTGCGGGCCATTCGCGCGGTGGCGCGCGGGCATCGCTATCTCTCCGAGGCGGTCGCCGACACGCTCGCCGACAATCTCGACAAGCCGGCGGCGGGGCGTCCGCACGAAGCGCTCTCCGAGCGTGAGTTCCAGATTTTCTGCAAGCTCGCGGCCGGGCAGATACCCACTGAGATCGCGGAGGAATTGCATTTGTCCGTGAAGACGGTGAGTACCTACCGGGCTCGCGTGCTGGAGAAAATGCGATTGGCGAACAATGCCGATCTGACTTATTACGCGATCAAGAATGGCCTGATCGAATAG
- a CDS encoding DUF2569 domain-containing protein — MTSTTKHAPRRIDGWPLLALICLAAWALHTAIAMRDPLKLMLKWELLDVFARPETHGWYRTVIVMVGCDVFTGVFIVAGMGWLALLAWRRSARFTVHVQAWLVAIVAMRTGAYLLGDYMTHAIGIDIAIPYDGFMQAVVAAALGVPYFRSSRRVHETFIDA, encoded by the coding sequence ATGACATCGACCACGAAACACGCACCGCGACGCATCGACGGCTGGCCGCTGCTCGCCCTGATCTGCCTCGCGGCATGGGCGCTCCACACCGCGATCGCGATGCGCGATCCGCTCAAGCTGATGCTCAAATGGGAGCTGCTGGACGTGTTCGCGCGTCCCGAAACGCACGGCTGGTATCGCACCGTGATCGTGATGGTGGGCTGCGACGTGTTCACGGGGGTGTTCATCGTCGCGGGCATGGGCTGGCTGGCGCTGCTCGCGTGGCGCAGATCCGCGCGCTTTACCGTGCACGTGCAGGCATGGCTCGTCGCGATCGTCGCGATGCGCACCGGCGCGTATCTGCTCGGCGACTACATGACGCACGCCATCGGCATCGACATCGCCATTCCATACGACGGTTTCATGCAGGCTGTCGTGGCGGCCGCGCTCGGGGTTCCGTATTTCCGGTCGTCCCGGCGCGTGCACGAGACGTTCATCGACGCATGA
- a CDS encoding phosphodiesterase has protein sequence MLLAQISDLHIKRPGALAYRRVDTGAYLARCVAALNALDPRPDAVIMTGDLVDQGDPEQYEHLKTLLAPLEMPYFMLVGNHDERAALRAAFPDRKELASGGEFVQYAVDVGALRIIALDSMVPGQSAGNLCDTRLAWLATQLDAAQGKPTVVALHHPPFVCGIGHMDELRLDPAAADKLAALIARYPNVERVICGHVHRPMFVRFGGTIASAVPAPAHQVALDLREDAPSAFMMEPPAYALHRYDPATGIVTHHAYVEQADGPYPFYEPEGDLID, from the coding sequence ATGCTGCTGGCTCAAATTAGCGACCTGCATATCAAACGGCCCGGTGCGCTCGCTTATCGCCGCGTCGACACCGGCGCCTATCTCGCACGCTGCGTCGCCGCCCTCAATGCGCTCGACCCACGTCCCGACGCGGTGATCATGACCGGCGACCTCGTCGATCAGGGTGATCCGGAACAGTACGAGCACCTCAAAACACTGCTCGCGCCGCTCGAAATGCCCTACTTCATGCTGGTCGGCAATCACGACGAACGCGCTGCGTTGCGCGCCGCGTTTCCCGATCGCAAGGAATTGGCGAGCGGCGGCGAGTTCGTGCAATACGCGGTCGATGTCGGAGCGCTGCGGATCATCGCGCTCGATTCGATGGTACCCGGTCAAAGCGCGGGCAATCTGTGCGACACGCGGCTCGCGTGGCTCGCCACGCAACTCGATGCGGCCCAGGGCAAGCCGACGGTCGTCGCGTTGCATCATCCGCCGTTTGTGTGCGGCATCGGGCATATGGACGAACTGCGACTCGACCCTGCCGCCGCCGACAAACTCGCGGCGTTGATCGCACGTTATCCGAACGTGGAGCGGGTGATCTGCGGGCATGTGCACCGGCCCATGTTCGTGCGTTTTGGCGGCACGATCGCCTCCGCCGTGCCGGCGCCCGCGCATCAGGTCGCACTCGATCTGCGCGAGGATGCGCCGTCCGCGTTCATGATGGAACCGCCCGCGTATGCGCTGCATCGCTACGATCCGGCAACCGGCATCGTCACGCATCACGCCTATGTCGAGCAAGCCGACGGCCCGTATCCGTTCTACGAGCCCGAAGGCGATCTGATCGATTGA
- a CDS encoding DUF1643 domain-containing protein, which translates to MAPMKSTALFVMLNPSTADAQLDDPTIRRCRGFAKLWDCNGLAVANLYALRSTNPAALWTHHDPVGPDNDDYLWNFARECGDVVCAWGSNARPDRAARVASIMLDAGARLWCLGTTKDGSPRHPLYVRADQPLIEWSPAGIAASAENGDKA; encoded by the coding sequence ATGGCGCCGATGAAGTCGACCGCGTTGTTCGTCATGCTCAACCCGAGCACCGCCGATGCGCAACTCGATGACCCGACAATCCGTCGATGCCGTGGCTTTGCCAAGCTTTGGGATTGCAACGGGCTCGCAGTCGCCAACCTGTACGCCCTGCGCTCGACGAACCCGGCGGCTCTGTGGACGCATCATGACCCGGTCGGGCCGGACAACGACGACTATCTCTGGAACTTCGCTCGCGAGTGTGGCGATGTCGTGTGCGCGTGGGGATCGAACGCACGGCCTGACCGAGCGGCGCGTGTCGCCAGCATCATGCTCGACGCCGGCGCGCGCCTGTGGTGTCTTGGGACGACGAAGGACGGCTCGCCGCGCCACCCGCTATACGTCCGCGCTGACCAGCCGCTGATCGAATGGAGCCCCGCAGGTATCGCCGCATCCGCAGAGAATGGGGATAAGGCATGA